From one Mycolicibacterium sp. HK-90 genomic stretch:
- a CDS encoding sigma-70 family RNA polymerase sigma factor, protein MTSSGDRLDIVVAEAVAGDRNALREVLEIIRPIVVRYVRARVGATERSGLSADDVAQEVCLAAITALPRYKDQGRPFLAFVYGIAAHKVADAHRAAARNRAEPTDVVPERFSLDAGPEQSALDAESSERMARLLSVLPEKQREILILRVVVGMSAEETAEAVGSTAGAVRVAQHRALARLKNEIMATGRDHA, encoded by the coding sequence ATGACAAGTTCGGGAGACCGTCTCGACATTGTCGTTGCTGAGGCAGTGGCTGGTGATCGGAACGCGCTCCGGGAAGTGCTGGAGATCATTCGGCCGATCGTCGTCCGTTATGTGCGGGCGAGGGTCGGGGCAACCGAGCGCAGTGGTCTCTCAGCTGATGACGTTGCGCAGGAGGTTTGCTTGGCCGCCATAACGGCGCTGCCGCGCTACAAAGATCAGGGACGCCCGTTCCTGGCCTTTGTCTATGGCATCGCTGCGCACAAGGTTGCTGACGCGCATCGCGCGGCGGCCAGGAACCGTGCCGAGCCCACCGATGTGGTGCCCGAGCGGTTCTCCCTTGACGCGGGGCCCGAGCAGTCCGCACTCGACGCCGAGTCTTCGGAACGGATGGCCCGGCTGCTGTCCGTACTGCCCGAGAAGCAACGCGAGATCCTGATCCTGCGCGTCGTCGTTGGAATGAGTGCGGAGGAGACGGCCGAGGCCGTCGGCAGCACGGCCGGCGCCGTGCGCGTCGCGCAGCACCGCGCACTGGCCCGGCTCAAGAACGAGATCATGGCGACGGGACGTGACCATGCCTGA
- a CDS encoding anti-sigma-D factor RsdA: protein MPDFGRWTSNGGDPSLNEINRSEKFIEALSLEHQVYATDREEAELAVLLAAWRDEARRAPMSGIATPREAVTALDKATAKGRVRFPMALVGSMAAAMLCLGGFGAAVYGAGPGDALYGVRGIVFGTQPVKRDVGVELASNELKQVQQLIDDGQWEQAQQKLQTLTTTVATVGDEQRKQELVDQWQQLSVKVENRDPNATVPPDAPPVVLPEVTVTTTPSSPSEVPPGTLTSVPTTTPSDSTPGSETSAPPSTTSPSDTPTSAPTTTQPSTTVSPSPSDSAEPTTTSAPPSTSAAQTSPTHTSSAPTTSAAPAVELPPAVTTTVAPVEPTSVPSAPPARTTVAPPADEAEEGQESPAGGREEAPALPAIELPLLPGLGGSAQR, encoded by the coding sequence ATGCCTGATTTCGGTCGCTGGACGTCAAACGGTGGTGATCCGTCACTGAACGAGATCAACCGGTCCGAGAAATTCATCGAAGCGCTCTCGCTCGAGCATCAGGTCTACGCGACCGATCGCGAGGAGGCCGAACTGGCCGTCCTGCTGGCGGCGTGGCGCGACGAGGCCCGCCGGGCACCGATGTCGGGCATTGCGACGCCACGCGAGGCGGTCACCGCGCTCGACAAGGCCACCGCCAAGGGGCGGGTGCGTTTCCCGATGGCGCTCGTGGGCTCGATGGCCGCTGCCATGTTGTGCCTCGGCGGCTTCGGTGCGGCGGTCTACGGCGCGGGTCCGGGTGACGCGCTCTACGGCGTGCGCGGCATCGTGTTCGGTACCCAGCCGGTCAAGCGTGACGTCGGGGTGGAGTTGGCATCGAATGAGCTGAAGCAGGTTCAGCAGCTGATCGACGACGGGCAGTGGGAACAGGCGCAGCAGAAGCTCCAGACCCTCACCACCACCGTGGCCACCGTCGGTGACGAGCAGCGCAAGCAGGAACTCGTCGACCAGTGGCAGCAGCTGTCGGTGAAGGTGGAGAACCGCGACCCGAACGCGACCGTGCCGCCCGACGCGCCGCCCGTGGTGCTGCCCGAGGTGACCGTGACGACGACGCCGTCGTCACCGTCCGAGGTGCCGCCGGGGACCCTGACGAGCGTCCCGACGACGACACCGTCGGATTCCACGCCGGGCTCGGAGACGTCGGCCCCGCCGTCCACGACGTCGCCGTCGGACACACCGACGTCAGCTCCCACGACCACGCAGCCGTCCACGACCGTGTCGCCCTCACCGTCGGACAGCGCCGAGCCGACAACGACGAGTGCGCCCCCGTCGACCTCGGCTGCGCAGACGTCGCCCACGCACACGTCGTCGGCGCCGACCACCTCGGCGGCACCTGCCGTCGAGCTGCCGCCGGCCGTCACGACCACGGTCGCGCCGGTGGAGCCCACCTCGGTGCCCTCGGCACCGCCGGCGCGCACCACGGTGGCCCCGCCCGCGGATGAGGCCGAGGAAGGGCAGGAGAGCCCGGCGGGCGGGCGTGAAGAGGCACCGGCGCTGCCGGCGATCGAGTTGCCCCTGTTGCCGGGGCTAGGCGGTTCTGCTCAGCGGTAG
- a CDS encoding DUF5319 domain-containing protein, producing the protein MRDHLPPGLPPDPFADDPCDPSAALDAIEPGQPLDPQERTAVEADLADLAVYEALLAHKGIRGLVVCCDECQQDHYHDWDMLRANLLQLLVDGTVRPHEPAYDPEPDAYVTWDYCRGYADASLNEATSDTDGYR; encoded by the coding sequence GTGCGTGACCACCTCCCCCCTGGTTTGCCACCCGATCCGTTTGCCGACGATCCTTGCGATCCTTCGGCTGCGCTGGATGCGATCGAGCCGGGCCAGCCACTGGACCCCCAGGAACGGACGGCTGTCGAGGCTGATCTCGCCGATCTCGCGGTGTACGAAGCGCTGTTGGCGCACAAGGGAATCCGCGGCCTCGTGGTGTGCTGCGACGAATGCCAGCAGGATCACTACCACGACTGGGACATGCTGCGCGCCAACCTGCTGCAACTTCTCGTCGACGGCACTGTTCGCCCGCACGAGCCAGCCTACGACCCCGAGCCCGACGCCTATGTGACGTGGGACTACTGCCGCGGCTACGCCGACGCATCTCTCAACGAGGCCACCTCGGACACCGACGGCTACCGCTGA
- the guaB gene encoding IMP dehydrogenase: MSIAESSVPIAVPVPTGGDDPTKIAMLGLTFDDVLLLPAASDVVPATADTSSQLTRNIRLRVPLVSSAMDTVTESRMAIAMARAGGMGVLHRNLPAAEQAAQVETVKRSEAGMVTDPVTCSPTNTLAEVDAMCARFRISGLPVVDSVGSLVGIITNRDMRFEVDENKPVAEVMTKAPLITAQEGVSAEAALGLLRRHKIEKLPIVDGQGKLTGLITVKDFVKTEQFPLATKDRDGRLLVGAAVGVGDDAWARSMTLVDAGVDVLIVDTAHAHNRGVLDMVARLKQTVGDRVEVVGGNVATRAAASALVQAGADAVKVGVGPGSICTTRVVAGVGAPQITAILEAVAACKPYGVPVIADGGLQYSGDIAKALAAGASTAMLGSLLAGTAESPGDLIFVNGKQFKSYRGMGSLGAMQGRGGAKSYSKDRYFQDDVLSEDKLVPEGIEGRVPFRGPLGTVIHQLTGGLRAAMGYTGSGTIEQLQQAQFVQITAAGLKESHPHDITMTVEAPNYYTR, translated from the coding sequence ATGTCGATCGCTGAAAGCAGCGTTCCCATCGCCGTACCGGTGCCGACCGGTGGCGACGATCCCACCAAGATCGCAATGCTCGGTCTCACCTTTGACGATGTTCTGCTGCTTCCGGCTGCTTCCGATGTGGTGCCCGCCACTGCGGACACCTCGAGTCAGCTGACCCGCAACATCCGGCTGCGCGTGCCGCTGGTCAGTTCCGCGATGGACACCGTCACCGAATCCCGGATGGCCATCGCCATGGCGCGCGCCGGTGGCATGGGGGTGCTGCACCGCAATCTCCCGGCCGCCGAACAGGCCGCCCAGGTGGAGACGGTGAAGCGGTCGGAGGCCGGGATGGTCACCGACCCGGTCACCTGCTCGCCGACGAACACGCTGGCCGAGGTGGACGCCATGTGCGCCCGGTTCCGGATCTCCGGGTTGCCCGTGGTGGACTCGGTCGGCTCCCTGGTCGGGATCATCACCAACCGCGACATGCGCTTCGAGGTCGACGAGAACAAACCCGTCGCCGAGGTGATGACCAAGGCGCCGCTGATCACCGCGCAGGAAGGCGTGTCCGCCGAGGCGGCCCTGGGCCTGCTGCGCCGCCACAAGATCGAGAAGCTGCCGATTGTCGACGGGCAAGGGAAACTGACCGGCCTGATCACGGTCAAGGACTTCGTCAAGACCGAGCAGTTCCCGTTGGCCACCAAGGACCGCGACGGCCGGTTGCTCGTCGGCGCCGCGGTCGGCGTCGGCGACGACGCCTGGGCGCGGTCCATGACGCTGGTCGACGCCGGGGTCGACGTGCTGATCGTCGACACCGCCCACGCCCACAACCGCGGCGTGCTCGACATGGTGGCGCGGTTGAAGCAGACCGTGGGTGACCGGGTCGAGGTGGTCGGCGGCAACGTCGCCACCCGCGCCGCGGCCTCGGCGCTGGTGCAGGCCGGTGCCGACGCGGTCAAGGTCGGGGTGGGCCCCGGCTCCATCTGCACCACGCGCGTCGTCGCCGGTGTCGGAGCGCCGCAGATCACCGCCATCCTGGAGGCCGTCGCGGCGTGCAAGCCGTACGGGGTTCCGGTGATCGCCGACGGTGGTCTGCAGTACTCGGGCGACATCGCCAAGGCGCTGGCCGCCGGCGCGTCCACGGCCATGCTGGGATCGCTGCTGGCCGGCACCGCCGAGTCGCCCGGTGACTTGATCTTCGTCAACGGCAAGCAGTTCAAGAGCTACCGCGGCATGGGCTCGCTGGGCGCCATGCAGGGACGCGGCGGTGCGAAGTCCTACTCCAAGGACCGCTACTTCCAGGACGACGTGCTGTCCGAGGACAAGCTGGTGCCCGAGGGCATCGAGGGCCGGGTGCCGTTCCGCGGCCCGCTGGGCACGGTGATCCACCAGCTCACCGGCGGCCTGCGGGCGGCGATGGGCTACACCGGCTCGGGCACCATCGAGCAGCTGCAGCAGGCGCAGTTCGTCCAGATCACCGCGGCCGGGTTGAAGGAAAGCCACCCGCACGACATCACCATGACTGTCGAGGCCCCCAACTACTACACCCGCTGA
- a CDS encoding GuaB3 family IMP dehydrogenase-related protein, with the protein MRDMVEIGMGRTARRTYELDDVTIVPSRRTRSSKDVSTAWQLDAYRFEVPVVAHPTDALVSVEFAIEMGRLGGLGVLNGEGLIGRHADVEEKIARVLDVAATASDDSAATRMLQQLHAAPLDPELLGAAVARIREAGVTTAVRVSPQNAQALTPTLVAAGIDLLVIQGTIISAERVASDGEPLNLKTFISELDVPVVAGGVLDHRTALHLMRTGAAGVIVGYGSTAGVTTSDEVLGISVPMATAIADAAAARREYLDETGGRYVHVLADGDIHTSGDLAKAIACGADAVVLGTPLAVADEAQGGGWFWPSAAAHPSLPRGALLQVAVGERPGLEQVLTGPSDDPFGSLNLVGGLRRSMAKAGYCDLKEFQKVGLTVGS; encoded by the coding sequence ATGCGCGACATGGTTGAAATCGGCATGGGCAGAACCGCCCGGCGCACCTATGAACTCGATGACGTCACGATCGTGCCGTCGCGGCGCACCCGCTCGTCCAAGGATGTGTCGACAGCGTGGCAGCTCGATGCCTACCGCTTCGAGGTTCCGGTCGTGGCGCACCCGACCGACGCCCTGGTGTCAGTGGAGTTCGCCATCGAGATGGGCCGGCTCGGCGGGCTCGGGGTGCTCAACGGCGAGGGGCTGATCGGTCGGCACGCCGATGTCGAGGAGAAGATCGCCCGAGTCCTCGACGTCGCGGCGACGGCATCGGATGACTCGGCGGCGACCCGAATGCTGCAGCAGTTGCATGCCGCGCCGCTGGATCCCGAACTGCTCGGCGCGGCCGTGGCCCGCATCCGCGAGGCCGGGGTGACCACCGCGGTGCGGGTCAGCCCGCAGAATGCCCAGGCGCTGACCCCGACGCTGGTGGCCGCCGGCATCGACCTGCTGGTCATCCAGGGCACGATCATCTCCGCCGAACGTGTTGCCTCCGACGGAGAGCCACTGAACCTCAAGACGTTCATCTCCGAGCTCGACGTGCCCGTGGTGGCCGGCGGCGTGCTCGACCACCGCACCGCGCTGCACCTGATGCGCACCGGTGCGGCGGGCGTGATCGTCGGGTACGGCTCCACGGCCGGGGTGACCACGAGCGACGAGGTGCTCGGCATCAGCGTGCCGATGGCCACCGCGATCGCCGATGCGGCCGCCGCGCGTCGCGAGTACCTCGACGAGACGGGCGGCCGCTACGTGCACGTGCTGGCCGACGGCGACATCCACACCTCCGGTGACCTGGCCAAGGCGATCGCCTGCGGCGCCGACGCCGTCGTGCTCGGTACGCCGCTGGCGGTGGCCGATGAAGCCCAGGGCGGTGGCTGGTTCTGGCCGTCGGCGGCCGCGCACCCGTCGCTGCCGCGTGGTGCCCTGCTGCAGGTGGCGGTCGGCGAGCGGCCCGGCTTGGAGCAGGTGCTCACCGGTCCGTCCGACGATCCGTTCGGATCGCTGAACCTGGTCGGCGGTCTGCGCCGGTCCATGGCCAAGGCCGGCTACTGCGACCTCAAGGAATTCCAGAAGGTCGGCCTGACCGTCGGGTCCTAG
- a CDS encoding GMC family oxidoreductase: MQPDYDVLVIGSGFGGSVSALRLTEKGYRVGVLEAGQRFADADFAKTSWDLRKFLWAPKFGMYGIQRIHLLRNCMILAGAGVGGGSLNYANTLYVPPAPFFNDPQWKDITDWHAELMPHYDQAQRMLGVVTNPTFTDADRVMKEVADEMGCGDTFVPTPVGVFFGPDGQKTPGKTVPDPFFGGAGPARTGCLECGECMTGCRHGAKNTLVKNYLGLAESAGARVHPMTTVTSFEQRADGLWEVSTVRTGSKLRRKRKTYTATHLVLAAGTYNTQKLLFKMRDTGKLNRLSARLGVLTRTNSESIVGAGRLSVAPDLDLTHGVAITSSIHPTADTHVEPVRYGKGSNAMGLLQTLMTDGAGPQGTDVPRWRQFFDQAGGNPRELVRLLNPKQWSERTVIALVMQHLDNSITTFTKRGPLGARIMSSKQGHGEPNPTWIPVGNEVTRRIAKKIDGVAGGTWGELFNIPLTAHFLGGAAIGDSVERGVIDPYQRVYNYPTLYVMDGAAISANLGVNPSLSITAQAERAASLWPNKGQDDQRPAQNEPYRKLAPIAPEHPVVPVEAPAGLRRLPIEPVNSGS; the protein is encoded by the coding sequence ATGCAGCCTGACTACGACGTCTTGGTGATCGGTTCCGGATTCGGCGGCAGCGTGAGTGCGCTGCGGCTCACCGAGAAGGGCTACCGGGTCGGTGTACTCGAAGCCGGCCAGCGCTTCGCCGATGCCGACTTCGCGAAGACCTCCTGGGATCTGCGCAAGTTCCTGTGGGCGCCGAAGTTCGGCATGTACGGCATCCAGCGCATCCACCTGCTGCGCAACTGCATGATCCTGGCAGGTGCGGGGGTGGGCGGCGGCTCGTTGAACTACGCCAACACGCTCTACGTGCCGCCGGCGCCGTTCTTCAACGATCCGCAGTGGAAGGACATCACCGACTGGCACGCGGAGTTGATGCCGCACTACGACCAGGCCCAGCGGATGCTCGGCGTGGTCACCAACCCGACGTTCACCGACGCCGACCGGGTGATGAAAGAGGTCGCCGACGAGATGGGCTGCGGCGACACGTTCGTGCCGACGCCGGTCGGCGTGTTCTTCGGGCCGGACGGGCAGAAGACGCCCGGCAAGACGGTGCCCGATCCGTTCTTCGGCGGGGCCGGGCCGGCGCGCACCGGTTGTCTGGAGTGCGGCGAGTGCATGACCGGATGTCGCCACGGCGCCAAGAACACGCTCGTGAAGAACTACCTCGGGCTGGCGGAATCGGCAGGCGCGCGAGTGCATCCGATGACCACCGTGACGAGCTTCGAGCAGCGCGCGGACGGCCTCTGGGAGGTCAGCACGGTCCGCACCGGCAGCAAACTGCGTCGTAAGCGCAAGACCTACACCGCGACGCATCTGGTCCTGGCCGCGGGCACCTACAACACACAGAAGCTGCTGTTCAAGATGCGCGATACCGGGAAGCTGAACCGGCTGTCGGCGCGGCTGGGCGTGCTGACCCGGACCAATTCCGAGTCCATCGTCGGCGCCGGGCGGCTGTCGGTCGCACCGGACCTGGACCTGACCCACGGCGTCGCGATCACCTCGTCGATCCACCCGACCGCCGACACCCACGTCGAGCCGGTGCGGTACGGCAAGGGCTCCAATGCCATGGGCCTGTTGCAGACCCTGATGACCGACGGCGCCGGGCCGCAGGGCACCGATGTGCCGCGCTGGCGGCAGTTCTTCGACCAGGCCGGCGGGAACCCTCGCGAACTCGTGCGGCTGCTCAACCCCAAGCAGTGGAGCGAGCGCACCGTCATCGCCCTGGTGATGCAACACCTGGACAACTCGATCACCACGTTCACCAAACGCGGCCCGCTCGGCGCCAGGATCATGTCCTCCAAACAGGGCCACGGCGAACCCAATCCGACGTGGATCCCGGTCGGCAACGAGGTGACCCGGCGGATCGCCAAGAAGATCGACGGCGTGGCCGGCGGCACCTGGGGCGAGCTGTTCAACATCCCGCTCACCGCGCACTTCCTCGGCGGGGCGGCCATCGGTGACAGTGTCGAGCGTGGCGTCATCGATCCGTATCAGCGGGTGTACAACTATCCGACGCTCTACGTCATGGACGGCGCCGCGATCTCGGCGAACCTCGGCGTGAACCCGTCGCTCTCGATCACCGCGCAGGCCGAGCGCGCGGCGTCGTTGTGGCCGAACAAAGGACAGGACGATCAACGTCCGGCGCAGAATGAGCCGTATCGAAAGTTGGCACCGATCGCCCCCGAACATCCGGTCGTGCCGGTGGAGGCGCCTGCCGGGCTGCGTCGACTCCCCATCGAACCGGTGAACTCGGGCAGTTAG
- the phoU gene encoding phosphate signaling complex protein PhoU: MREAFHDELAALSNQLAEMCGLAVSAMQRANEALLDSDLSLAEQVIADHEHIAAYNSRIEESAFRLLALQQPVAGELRMVVGSMHIAADLDRMGALAVHVADISRLRHPDCALPNDVRASFTDMGAQAVRLALTAQEVLVSRDTDAAARLRDEDDAVDAEHRHLFTLLLDRQWDDGVCSAVDVALLGRYYERYADHAVEIGKRVIFEATGGRPLHKKLA, from the coding sequence ATGCGGGAAGCGTTCCACGACGAGTTGGCGGCACTGAGCAACCAGCTTGCCGAGATGTGCGGGCTGGCGGTCAGTGCGATGCAGCGGGCCAACGAGGCGCTGCTCGACTCAGATCTGTCGCTGGCCGAGCAGGTGATCGCCGACCACGAGCACATCGCTGCCTACAACAGCCGCATCGAGGAATCGGCGTTTCGGCTGCTGGCATTGCAGCAGCCCGTCGCCGGTGAGCTCCGCATGGTGGTCGGGTCGATGCACATCGCGGCCGATCTCGACCGGATGGGCGCGCTCGCGGTGCATGTCGCCGACATCTCACGGTTGCGTCATCCCGATTGCGCCCTGCCGAACGACGTGCGCGCCAGCTTCACCGACATGGGTGCCCAAGCGGTGCGGCTCGCGCTCACCGCGCAAGAGGTGCTGGTCTCGCGCGATACCGACGCCGCCGCCCGCCTGCGCGACGAGGACGACGCCGTCGACGCCGAACACCGTCACCTCTTCACGCTGCTGCTGGACCGCCAATGGGACGACGGGGTGTGTTCGGCTGTCGACGTGGCGCTGTTGGGCCGCTATTACGAGCGGTACGCCGATCACGCCGTGGAGATCGGCAAGAGGGTGATCTTCGAGGCGACTGGCGGCCGGCCGCTGCACAAGAAGTTGGCCTGA
- a CDS encoding TetR/AcrR family transcriptional regulator, which yields MVLVMTAVKPARTRPTRDEVRDRILDAALKVFAAEGFAGATIDAIGHAAGFTKGAVYSNFESKDELFLALLDRQFESRGALIATALDSGHGDTAAIASELSRSTLDSIHEQNEYQIVLMEYWLRAIRDPQLRERLVARRRAAADQALHIVEQAGTTLPAQQLPALAQLVVTIISGIATEEVLQPGTIDVATLTRLFTALLESTPAQGK from the coding sequence ATTGTGTTGGTCATGACGGCTGTCAAACCCGCCCGCACCCGCCCCACCCGCGACGAGGTGCGCGACCGGATCCTGGATGCAGCACTGAAGGTGTTCGCGGCTGAAGGGTTCGCCGGCGCCACGATCGACGCAATCGGTCACGCGGCCGGATTCACCAAGGGCGCGGTGTACTCCAACTTCGAGTCCAAGGACGAGCTGTTCCTGGCCCTGCTCGACCGGCAGTTCGAGAGTCGTGGCGCGCTCATCGCCACCGCGCTCGACAGCGGGCACGGCGACACCGCCGCGATCGCCTCCGAGCTGAGCCGATCAACGCTGGATTCGATACACGAGCAGAACGAGTACCAGATCGTGCTGATGGAGTACTGGCTACGCGCGATCCGCGATCCCCAGCTCCGCGAGCGTTTGGTGGCCCGCCGTCGCGCCGCCGCCGATCAGGCGCTGCACATCGTCGAGCAGGCCGGTACGACGCTGCCCGCCCAGCAGCTGCCCGCACTCGCCCAACTGGTGGTGACGATCATCTCCGGCATCGCCACCGAGGAGGTGCTCCAGCCCGGGACCATTGACGTCGCGACGCTCACCCGGCTGTTCACAGCGCTACTAGAATCCACTCCCGCCCAGGGGAAGTAG
- a CDS encoding YhgE/Pip domain-containing protein, which produces MTRAAIVVLMLLPLVYGALYLWAYWDPFGQVDKMPVALVNSDRGVEVSGQHINAGAEIAKSLTDDASLNWHVVDEDEARRGVDHGTYYFMLELPADFSEAIASPLTGQPKQANLNAVYNDANNYISSNIGRTAIDQVLNAVSTRISGQAVNQVLSVVVSSGSGIKQAADGAAQLADGAVKVDDGAGQLAAGLHTARSGSAQLATGAKQLSDGITKATDPLVSVTSALSKIGGDTRRLEEGTVALRQANDQIGAIAGAQDSAATALSAVIDQLSSSPDPIANNAAGTLRGVADDLRAHQFTPQIRQELTDAENAAISMTSSLRDPGSPLNSALDRVGGKNQELTAKLNQLRSGAQQLASGNAELASGIAKLDTGAGQLKSGTAQLRSGSAELATKLADGAGQVPDWTPAQKDAIADTIGGPVHLQSSSENAAPNFGTGMAPFFITLALFFGALVLWMVLRPLQNRPIAAEVQAFRVVLASYLPAAVIGVFQAVILYCVVRFALGMQVEHPAAMLGFMILVSCTFVAATQAVNALVGPAVGRVLLMALLMLQLVSAGGMYPVETTSRPFQVFHRYDPMTYGVNGLRQLILGGIDHRLWQAIVTLVLIWVGALTISALSARRNRLWNMTRLMPAIKM; this is translated from the coding sequence ATGACCCGGGCCGCGATCGTGGTGCTGATGCTGCTTCCGCTCGTATACGGCGCGCTCTATCTGTGGGCGTACTGGGATCCGTTCGGCCAGGTTGACAAGATGCCGGTGGCGTTGGTGAATTCCGATAGGGGAGTGGAGGTTTCGGGTCAGCACATCAATGCTGGTGCCGAAATCGCCAAGAGCCTGACGGACGACGCGAGCCTGAACTGGCATGTCGTAGACGAGGACGAGGCCCGCCGAGGCGTCGACCACGGCACGTACTACTTCATGCTCGAGCTCCCCGCCGATTTCAGTGAGGCGATTGCGTCACCGCTGACCGGGCAGCCCAAGCAGGCGAACCTGAATGCGGTCTACAACGACGCCAACAACTACATCTCGTCGAACATCGGCCGCACCGCGATCGACCAGGTGCTCAATGCGGTCTCGACGCGGATCTCGGGCCAGGCGGTCAATCAGGTGCTCTCGGTCGTGGTCAGCTCCGGTAGCGGAATCAAGCAGGCGGCCGACGGTGCGGCCCAACTGGCAGACGGGGCAGTCAAAGTCGACGACGGCGCCGGGCAGTTGGCGGCTGGGCTGCACACAGCACGGTCCGGTTCGGCCCAGCTGGCCACCGGCGCCAAGCAGCTCTCCGACGGAATCACCAAGGCCACCGATCCCCTGGTCTCGGTGACTTCGGCGCTGTCGAAGATCGGCGGCGACACTCGCCGGCTCGAAGAAGGCACTGTGGCACTGCGCCAGGCCAACGACCAGATCGGTGCGATCGCCGGGGCTCAGGACTCCGCGGCGACGGCGTTGTCCGCGGTGATCGACCAGCTGTCGTCCAGTCCGGATCCGATCGCGAACAATGCCGCCGGAACACTGCGCGGAGTGGCGGATGACCTTCGGGCACACCAGTTCACCCCGCAGATCCGCCAGGAACTCACCGACGCCGAGAACGCGGCGATCTCGATGACATCGTCGTTGCGAGACCCCGGCAGCCCGCTGAACTCCGCGCTGGATCGGGTGGGCGGCAAGAACCAGGAGCTCACCGCCAAACTGAACCAATTGCGTAGCGGAGCCCAGCAGCTCGCTTCCGGCAACGCCGAACTGGCCAGCGGTATCGCCAAACTCGATACTGGCGCCGGCCAGCTGAAATCCGGCACCGCGCAGTTGCGCTCCGGTTCGGCCGAGCTGGCCACCAAGCTCGCCGACGGCGCCGGCCAGGTGCCCGACTGGACTCCGGCGCAGAAGGATGCGATCGCGGACACCATCGGTGGGCCGGTGCACCTGCAGAGCTCGTCCGAGAACGCCGCACCGAACTTCGGTACCGGTATGGCGCCGTTCTTCATCACGCTCGCATTGTTCTTCGGCGCACTCGTGCTATGGATGGTGTTGCGGCCCCTACAGAATCGCCCGATCGCCGCGGAGGTGCAGGCGTTCCGGGTGGTACTGGCCAGCTATCTGCCCGCCGCGGTGATCGGCGTCTTCCAGGCCGTGATCCTGTATTGCGTGGTGCGTTTCGCGCTCGGCATGCAGGTGGAACACCCGGCCGCGATGCTGGGCTTCATGATTCTGGTGTCGTGCACCTTCGTCGCGGCCACACAGGCGGTCAATGCGCTCGTCGGCCCCGCGGTGGGCCGCGTGCTGTTGATGGCCCTGCTGATGCTCCAGTTGGTCAGCGCCGGTGGCATGTACCCGGTGGAGACCACATCGCGACCGTTCCAGGTGTTCCATCGCTACGATCCGATGACCTACGGCGTCAACGGTTTACGCCAGCTCATCCTGGGCGGAATCGATCACCGGCTCTGGCAGGCCATCGTCACGCTGGTGCTGATCTGGGTGGGGGCCCTGACCATCTCGGCGCTGTCGGCCAGACGCAACCGCCTGTGGAACATGACCAGGCTGATGCCGGCGATCAAGATGTGA
- a CDS encoding TauD/TfdA family dioxygenase yields MTAPTTPALTVKKLGSRIGARLDGVKLGGDLDQDTVAEIRRALLEHKVVFFRDQHHLTDEGHHAFARLMGKPVGHHALKTDDAPLITPLDSEYAKATRWHTDVTFVPDYPAISILRAVTLPEYGGSTLWASTAAAYDALPDPLKHLTENLWAVHSNRYDYAAAPVAALNEEQQRMREAFEKPDFRTEHPVVRVHPETGERTLLAGDFTRGFLGLDSHESAMLLALLQRRITVPENSIRWDWAPGDVAMWDNRATQHRAVDDYDDQRRIMHRVTLAGDVPVDIHGRRSRPLADAALLQAV; encoded by the coding sequence ATGACTGCTCCCACCACCCCCGCTCTCACGGTCAAGAAGCTCGGAAGCCGCATCGGCGCCCGCCTCGACGGCGTGAAGCTCGGCGGCGATCTCGATCAGGACACGGTCGCCGAGATCCGGCGGGCACTGCTGGAGCACAAGGTGGTCTTCTTCCGCGACCAGCACCACCTCACCGACGAAGGCCACCACGCATTCGCACGGCTGATGGGCAAGCCCGTCGGCCACCACGCACTCAAGACCGACGATGCCCCGCTCATCACGCCGCTGGACTCGGAGTACGCCAAGGCCACCCGATGGCACACGGACGTGACGTTCGTGCCGGACTACCCCGCCATCTCGATCCTGCGTGCGGTCACCCTCCCCGAATACGGCGGTTCCACCCTGTGGGCGTCGACTGCGGCGGCCTACGACGCACTCCCCGATCCGCTCAAGCACCTGACCGAGAACCTCTGGGCTGTGCACAGCAACCGCTACGACTACGCGGCGGCGCCGGTCGCGGCGCTGAACGAAGAACAGCAGCGGATGCGGGAAGCGTTCGAGAAGCCCGACTTCCGCACCGAGCACCCGGTGGTGCGGGTACATCCCGAGACCGGGGAACGCACTCTGCTGGCCGGCGATTTCACCCGCGGCTTCCTCGGCCTGGACAGCCATGAGTCCGCCATGCTGCTGGCGTTGCTGCAGCGTCGAATCACCGTTCCGGAGAACAGCATCCGGTGGGATTGGGCGCCCGGCGACGTGGCGATGTGGGACAACCGCGCCACGCAGCACCGCGCCGTCGACGACTACGACGACCAGCGCCGGATCATGCACCGCGTGACACTGGCCGGCGATGTGCCCGTCGACATCCACGGCCGGCGCAGCCGCCCACTGGCGGATGCCGCTCTTCTGCAGGCGGTCTGA